The genomic region TGGCCACCGCGCCGACGGTCCACTCGGTGGTGATCGGGGCGCGCTGGTACTTCACCCGCATCTGCTCGTTGTGCTCGAAGCCGCCGCTACCGAGGATGACGCCGCGGCGGGCCTTGATCAATTGGGGCTCAGCGCTTTCGGGGCCATTCGTGTCGCGTACGTAGATACCCTTGACGACGCCGTTCTCGACGTAGAGGTCGGTCAGGGCGGTGTTCAGGAGGACCGGCACGCCCGCCTTCTGCAGCCCGACGCGCAGCGGCGCGATGAGCGCACGGCCCATGCCGACCAGGTTCTTGCCGGTGGCCTTCGCCCACGTCGCCCTGATTCCGACCTTGAGGCTGCGGGCCAGCCCACGGGGGTGGCGCTTGAGCTGGTTGAGCCGGACGTAGTCCTGCTGCATCACGACCATGTTCATCGGGACCTTGCCGTACGGCGGCTCCAGGCCCTTCTCGTCGGGACCGAGCTTGCGCGCGTTGAACGGCTTGGGTTCGACCGACCTGCCGGTGGGCTTGCCGCCCGCCGTCTCGGGGTAGTAGTCGGAGTACCCGGGCACCCAGCACAGCTTGAGCGGCGAGTGCTTCAGCACGAACGACAGCATCTCGGGTCCGCGATCGAGATAGGTGTCGATCTTCTCCGCCGGGACGGCGTCACCGATGATCGTGTGCAGGTAGGTACGTGCGGCTTCAGCGGTGTCCTTGACCCCGTCTCGCTGCAGAATCTCATTGTTTGGGATCCACACACCGCCACCTGACCGCGCAGTGGAACCTCCGTAGTGCGGGGCCTTCTCAACGACTACTGTCGAGAGTCCCTGGTGGGCGGCGGTGAGGGCAGCGACCATGCCGGCCGCGCCACTGCCGACCACGACGACGTCGTACTCCTGCTCAGTCATGTAGAACACGTTATAGAATTGCCCGGCCGACCCACAACTGTGCCGGTCGAACAAACGAGGGGACTTCACGAATGCTGTCCTTTGAGGTGCGCGACGAGCTGGCCGCCGAGCTGGCCCAGGCCGAGCGCAGCAAGGTGCCCATGAAACCGTTGACCGACGGGGTTCCTGGTATCGACGTCGTCGACGCCTACGAGATCCAGCTCATCAACATCCGGCAGCGGGTCGCCGAGGGCGCCCGCGTCATCGGCCACAAGGTGGGCCTGTCATCCGAGGCGATGCAGAAGATGATGAACGTCGACGAGCCCGACTACGGTCACCTGCTCGACGACATGGAGGTCTTCGAGGACGTCCCGGTCAAGGCGGGCCGCTTCCTCTATCCACGGGTCGAGGTCGAAGTCGGGTTCATTCTGGCCGACGACCTCCCGGGTGAGGGCTGCACCGAGGACGACGTGCTGGCCGCGACCGCCGCGTTCGCGCCGTCCATCGAGTTGATCGACACCCGGATCACCGACTGGAAGATCAAGTTGTGCGACACCATCGCCGACAACGCCTCGTCGGCGGGCTGGGTGCTGGGCAAGGAGCGCGTGTCGCCCAAGGACATCGACATCCGCAATATCGACGCCGTACTGAAGTGCAACGGTGAGGTCGTCGCCGAGGGGCGAAGTGACGCCGTGCTGGGTAATCCCGTGACCGCCGTGGCGTGGTTGGCCCGCAAGGTCGATCAATTCGGGGTGCGTCTGAAGGCCGGCGACATCGTGTTGCCGGGGTCGTGCACGCGTGCGATAGATGCACGTCCTGGTGACAATTTCGTGGCAGATTTCAACGGACTGGGTTCAGTTCGTCTTTCATTCGAGTGATGTTTCGAGTTTAGGAGCCGAACAATGGCTGATAAAGCATCTGTGGCGATCGTGGGGTCGGGCAACATCAGCACCGATCTGTTGTACAAGTTGCTGCGTTCGGAGTGGCTCGAGCCGCGTTGGATGATCGGCATCGACCCGGAGAGCGAGGGCCTGGCCCGGGCGCGCAAGCTGGGCCTGGAGACCAGTCACGAGGGTGTGGACTGGCTGTTGGGTCTGGACGAGAGGCCCGACATGGTGTTCGAGGCCACCAGCGCCTACGTTCACCGCGCCGCCGCGCCGCGGTACGAGGAGGCGGGCATCCGGGCCATCGACCTGACCCCTGCCGCCGTCGGCCCCGGCGTGATCCCGCCCGCGAATCTGCGTGCGCACCTGGATGCGCCGAACGTCAACATGGTCACCTGCGGTGGGCAGGCCACCATCCCCATGGTCTACGCGGTCAGCCGCGTCGTGGACGTGCCCTACGCCGAGATCGTGGCGTCAGTGTCGTCGGCGTCGGCGGGTCCGGGCACGCGGGCCAACATCGACGAGTTCACCAAGACCACGAGCAAGGGCGTCGAGGAGATCGGTGGTGCCGCTCGTGGCAAGGCGATCATCATCCTCAACCCCGCCGAACCGCCGATGATCATGCGCGACACCATCTTCTGCGCCATTCCAGAGGACGCAGATCAGGACGCGATCACCCGGTCGATCAAGGAGGTGGTGGCCGAGGTGCAGACCTACGTGCCCGGCTACCGGTTACTCAACGAGCCGCAGTTCGACCCACCGTCGGTGCACTCGGGTGGCTACGCGCTGGTCACGACGTTCGTCGAAGTGGAGGGTGCGGGTGACTACCTGCCGCCCTACGCTGGAAACCTGGACATCATGACCGCCGCGGCGACCAAGGTCGGCGAGGAGATCGCCAAGGAACGGGTTACCGCCGCAACCGCTGGAGGCCAGGCATGAGCATCAGCGAAGAGATCTTCTTCAACCCCGTCTGGGACGTGCGGATGACCGATACGTCGTTGCGCGACGGTAGTCATCACAAGCGTCACCAGTTCACCAAGGACGAGGTG from Mycolicibacterium sp. YH-1 harbors:
- the kstD gene encoding 3-oxosteroid 1-dehydrogenase; translation: MTEQEYDVVVVGSGAAGMVAALTAAHQGLSTVVVEKAPHYGGSTARSGGGVWIPNNEILQRDGVKDTAEAARTYLHTIIGDAVPAEKIDTYLDRGPEMLSFVLKHSPLKLCWVPGYSDYYPETAGGKPTGRSVEPKPFNARKLGPDEKGLEPPYGKVPMNMVVMQQDYVRLNQLKRHPRGLARSLKVGIRATWAKATGKNLVGMGRALIAPLRVGLQKAGVPVLLNTALTDLYVENGVVKGIYVRDTNGPESAEPQLIKARRGVILGSGGFEHNEQMRVKYQRAPITTEWTVGAVANTGDGILAAEKLGAALEIMEDAWWGPTVPLVDSPWFALSERNSPGSIIVNMAGKRFMNESMPYVEACHHMYGGEHGQGPGPGENIPAWLVFDQQYRDRFIFAGLQPGQRIPKKWLESGVIVKADTLEELAEKTGLPTDAFKATVERFNGFARSGVDEDFKRGESAYDRYYGDPTNKPNPNLGEISHGPYYAAKMVPGDLGTKGGVRTDVHGRALRDDDSIIEGLYAAGNVSSPVMGHTYPGPGGTIGPAMAFGYLAALHLAGKE
- a CDS encoding 2-keto-4-pentenoate hydratase — translated: MLSFEVRDELAAELAQAERSKVPMKPLTDGVPGIDVVDAYEIQLINIRQRVAEGARVIGHKVGLSSEAMQKMMNVDEPDYGHLLDDMEVFEDVPVKAGRFLYPRVEVEVGFILADDLPGEGCTEDDVLAATAAFAPSIELIDTRITDWKIKLCDTIADNASSAGWVLGKERVSPKDIDIRNIDAVLKCNGEVVAEGRSDAVLGNPVTAVAWLARKVDQFGVRLKAGDIVLPGSCTRAIDARPGDNFVADFNGLGSVRLSFE
- a CDS encoding acetaldehyde dehydrogenase (acetylating) gives rise to the protein MADKASVAIVGSGNISTDLLYKLLRSEWLEPRWMIGIDPESEGLARARKLGLETSHEGVDWLLGLDERPDMVFEATSAYVHRAAAPRYEEAGIRAIDLTPAAVGPGVIPPANLRAHLDAPNVNMVTCGGQATIPMVYAVSRVVDVPYAEIVASVSSASAGPGTRANIDEFTKTTSKGVEEIGGAARGKAIIILNPAEPPMIMRDTIFCAIPEDADQDAITRSIKEVVAEVQTYVPGYRLLNEPQFDPPSVHSGGYALVTTFVEVEGAGDYLPPYAGNLDIMTAAATKVGEEIAKERVTAATAGGQA